A genomic region of Salinibacterium sp. NK8237 contains the following coding sequences:
- a CDS encoding metal-sensing transcriptional repressor has protein sequence MAHAIHRLFEGDTYCIDVLTQLSAAVRGL, from the coding sequence GTGGCGCACGCCATCCACCGCCTGTTCGAAGGAGACACCTACTGCATCGATGTTCTCACTCAGTTGTCGGCCGCTGTGCGTGGCTTGTGA
- a CDS encoding amidohydrolase — MTRSLFTGGRIFTGFEDGWAEAMLIEGEELLYVGDNDTAVRHAGPDISATDLAGRVVLPGFTDAHTHLVMMGDALGRVQLTDARSVDQIQQRLRAARKADPTATRLLGTGWLFDSIDGGLPTAAMIDAAVPDIPVYLDANDYHSCWINTAAMAELGITAATEDPLGGSISRDQDGQPTGLLYETAAQQHAWAYVASVTTDSDRDQAVERMLSAYAEAGVTGAVDMALDELGLAALQRAAMRRGGRLPLRVAAHWFIENTGDDAANLAQVQRAAELSIIIRSPWLRVVGIKLVLDGVIDACTAALSQPYSNGSSAELIWPVEALAPVVVAADAADLQIALHAIGDRASTVALDAIENAMQLNGERERRHRIEHLEYAAPGTAERMARLGVTASMQPVHADPAIFDNWAAMLGDERVERAFAWREYVDAGALLAFSTDAPTAPYAALPNVYVAATRASALDASFAPRDPAAALTLTQALVHATRDAAASVVGAENRGSLVAGNAADFVIINGDPFEQGVDKLLSATVVRTVVAGESVYDAAVL; from the coding sequence GTGACCCGCTCGCTCTTCACCGGCGGTCGCATTTTCACGGGCTTCGAGGATGGCTGGGCGGAAGCCATGCTCATCGAAGGTGAAGAACTGCTCTACGTCGGAGACAACGACACCGCAGTGAGGCACGCGGGCCCTGATATCTCCGCCACGGATCTCGCCGGCCGCGTGGTGCTGCCAGGTTTCACCGACGCGCACACCCACCTGGTGATGATGGGCGATGCTTTGGGGCGCGTGCAGCTCACCGATGCGCGCTCGGTTGATCAGATTCAGCAGCGTTTGCGGGCTGCGCGCAAAGCGGATCCCACAGCCACACGATTGCTGGGAACGGGATGGCTGTTTGACTCGATCGACGGTGGCCTTCCGACGGCCGCGATGATAGATGCCGCTGTACCGGATATTCCGGTCTATCTTGATGCCAACGACTACCACTCGTGTTGGATCAATACGGCCGCAATGGCAGAGCTCGGAATCACTGCTGCGACCGAAGACCCTCTCGGTGGAAGCATTTCCCGCGACCAGGATGGCCAGCCGACTGGACTCTTGTACGAAACCGCCGCGCAACAGCATGCCTGGGCGTATGTGGCATCGGTCACTACTGACTCTGATCGCGACCAAGCAGTCGAGCGGATGCTGTCGGCCTACGCCGAAGCCGGGGTCACTGGAGCTGTTGATATGGCGTTAGACGAGCTCGGGCTGGCTGCACTTCAGCGCGCCGCTATGAGGCGTGGTGGTCGGTTGCCGTTGCGTGTCGCCGCGCACTGGTTCATCGAGAACACGGGTGATGATGCTGCCAATCTTGCACAGGTGCAGCGCGCGGCAGAGCTTTCAATCATCATTCGCTCTCCGTGGTTACGTGTCGTGGGTATCAAGCTGGTGCTCGACGGCGTCATCGACGCGTGTACGGCAGCCCTATCGCAGCCGTACTCGAACGGATCATCCGCCGAACTCATCTGGCCAGTTGAGGCTTTGGCCCCGGTGGTTGTTGCGGCTGATGCGGCTGATCTACAGATCGCGCTGCATGCGATTGGCGACCGTGCAAGCACTGTTGCGCTCGATGCCATCGAAAACGCCATGCAGCTCAACGGGGAACGTGAACGCCGTCACCGTATTGAACACCTCGAATATGCGGCGCCCGGAACTGCGGAACGGATGGCTCGGCTTGGAGTCACAGCGTCGATGCAACCGGTGCATGCGGACCCCGCTATTTTTGACAACTGGGCAGCGATGCTTGGCGACGAACGGGTAGAGCGCGCTTTCGCTTGGCGCGAATATGTTGACGCCGGTGCTCTGCTCGCGTTCTCTACCGATGCGCCGACCGCACCTTATGCTGCGTTGCCGAATGTCTACGTTGCGGCTACGAGGGCCTCTGCGCTCGATGCTTCCTTCGCGCCGCGCGACCCTGCGGCCGCTCTAACTCTGACTCAGGCGCTCGTGCACGCTACCCGCGATGCGGCGGCATCGGTCGTGGGGGCGGAGAACCGAGGTTCACTCGTGGCCGGTAATGCGGCCGATTTTGTGATCATTAATGGTGACCCTTTCGAGCAAGGCGTCGACAAGCTATTAAGCGCAACGGTGGTGCGCACCGTGGTTGCTGGCGAGAGTGTCTACGACGCAGCAGTGCTCTAA